A window of Ignavibacterium sp. contains these coding sequences:
- the rpsK gene encoding 30S ribosomal protein S11, which translates to MAKTAKKVKKRAHVDANGVAHIKATFNNVIVTITDIYGNTISWSSAGKNGFKGSRKNTPFAAQVSAEAAAKEAYDLGLRKVEVYVKGPGSGREAAIRALHTAGLEITSIKDVTPIPHNGCRPPKKRRV; encoded by the coding sequence TTGGCAAAAACTGCAAAAAAAGTTAAGAAGCGTGCTCATGTTGATGCAAATGGTGTTGCTCATATCAAAGCAACATTCAATAATGTTATTGTTACCATTACAGACATTTATGGTAATACAATTTCCTGGTCTTCTGCCGGAAAAAATGGTTTCAAAGGATCAAGAAAGAATACACCTTTCGCAGCTCAGGTTTCTGCAGAAGCAGCAGCTAAGGAAGCTTATGATTTAGGTTTAAGAAAAGTAGAAGTTTATGTTAAAGGTCCTGGCTCTGGCAGGGAGGCAGCAATAAGAGCATTACACACAGCTGGTCTCGAGATTACCTCGATTAAAGATGTAACTCCTATTCCGCATAACGGATGCAGACCACCAAAGAAAAGAAGAGTTTAA
- the rpsD gene encoding 30S ribosomal protein S4 — translation MARYTDSVCKLCRRERQKLFLKGQKCFTDKCPIEQRNYPPGQHGVSRRAKISEYGVQLREKQKIKRIYGLLETQFRNYFEKAIKQKGKTGENLVKLLERRLDNVVYRIGFASSRKQARQLIKHRHFLVNNQLVDIPSYLLNPGDVIQVKEKSKKLDAIHNSLKRVKDNTYNWITVDKASLSGTFVQIPERADIPLNANEQLVVELYSK, via the coding sequence ATGGCAAGATATACAGACTCAGTTTGTAAATTATGTAGAAGAGAAAGACAGAAATTGTTTCTGAAAGGGCAGAAATGTTTTACTGATAAATGCCCAATCGAACAGAGAAACTATCCTCCTGGTCAACATGGAGTTTCGCGTCGTGCTAAAATTTCTGAATATGGTGTTCAGCTTAGAGAAAAGCAGAAGATTAAAAGAATATATGGCTTACTCGAAACTCAGTTCAGAAACTATTTTGAGAAAGCTATAAAGCAAAAAGGTAAGACAGGTGAAAACCTTGTTAAACTTCTTGAAAGAAGATTGGACAATGTAGTTTACCGGATTGGTTTTGCTTCTTCAAGAAAACAAGCAAGACAATTGATTAAACATCGTCATTTTCTTGTTAACAATCAGTTAGTTGATATTCCTTCTTACTTATTGAATCCAGGCGATGTAATTCAGGTTAAGGAAAAAAGTAAAAAGCTTGATGCAATTCATAATTCTTTGAAAAGAGTAAAGGATAATACATATAACTGGATTACAGTGGACAAAGCTTCTCTCTCAGGTACTTTTGTTCAGATTCCTGAAAGAGCTGATATTCCACTTAATGCAAATGAACAATTGGTAGTTGAACTTTACTCCAAATAA
- a CDS encoding DNA-directed RNA polymerase subunit alpha, translating to MSGLSFKMPEALVLDEASYTNTFGRFYLQPLERGYGVTLGNSLRRVLLSSLPGAAITSVKFSGVLHEFSTIEGVVEDVSEIILNLKQVRMILLSKKPGKIELSFNGQGEWKAADIQKATNEVEILNPDLHIATLNKNAKFDVELRVGRGYGYVPAVENVQPDQTIGVIPIDSIFTPIKNVKYEVENVRIGDKNDYEKLTLEIQTDGSITPDDALTQAAKILKDHIQYFINFDVEQEEEETTTHKDSEFEKIKRMLLTNVDDLELSVRAHNCLKAANIKTIADLVRRDEQELLRFRNFGRKSLAELGEIVESMGLEFGMDVDKYLKDDSDNH from the coding sequence ATGAGCGGATTATCATTCAAGATGCCTGAAGCACTTGTACTCGATGAAGCTAGTTATACGAATACATTTGGTAGATTTTATTTACAACCTCTCGAAAGAGGATACGGAGTAACACTTGGAAATTCTTTAAGAAGAGTACTTCTGTCTTCACTTCCCGGTGCTGCTATAACTTCTGTGAAGTTTAGCGGTGTTCTTCATGAGTTCTCTACTATTGAAGGTGTTGTTGAAGATGTTTCTGAAATCATTCTTAATCTCAAACAGGTTAGGATGATTTTGTTAAGTAAGAAACCTGGCAAGATTGAACTATCATTCAATGGTCAGGGCGAATGGAAAGCTGCTGATATTCAGAAAGCTACCAACGAAGTTGAAATTCTTAATCCTGATTTGCATATAGCCACTCTCAACAAAAATGCAAAGTTTGATGTTGAGCTAAGAGTTGGCAGAGGTTACGGATATGTTCCAGCTGTTGAAAATGTTCAACCGGATCAGACTATCGGAGTAATTCCAATTGATTCAATCTTTACTCCTATTAAAAATGTCAAGTATGAAGTAGAAAATGTTCGTATCGGTGATAAGAATGATTACGAGAAGCTAACTCTCGAAATTCAAACTGATGGTTCGATTACACCAGATGATGCTCTTACTCAGGCAGCAAAGATTTTGAAAGATCATATTCAGTATTTCATTAATTTCGATGTTGAACAAGAAGAAGAAGAAACTACTACACATAAAGACAGTGAATTTGAAAAAATCAAAAGAATGCTTCTGACCAATGTTGATGATCTTGAATTAAGTGTAAGAGCACACAACTGCCTTAAAGCTGCTAATATTAAGACTATTGCTGATTTGGTAAGAAGAGATGAACAGGAACTTCTCCGCTTCAGAAATTTCGGAAGAAAATCTCTTGCTGAGCTTGGAGAAATTGTTGAAAGTATGGGACTTGAATTCGGAATGGATGTTGACAAATACTTAAAAGACGATTCAGATAATCATTAA